The Pirellulales bacterium genome includes a region encoding these proteins:
- a CDS encoding alginate lyase family protein, with protein sequence MRVMQLARPPMVARIKLLIGTVLMGAALMGAALTPMPTEPLLADQPAAPRPAPASGSASAASAGDNRPFVHPGLLHNDDDFRRMAAAVHVGREPWMSGWNKLTANKHAQLSYRPRPVAIIVRGRSSEPENYPALYNDIAAAYACALRWRISGDRAYAFKAVEILNAWSSTLTEVRGSSDRFLAAGIYGYELANAGEIMRTFEGWKPDDFHRFQQMMLRVFYPLNTDFLARHNGTAVDHYWANWDLCNMASEMAIGVLCDKRSIYNEAVEYFKKGAGNGAIKHAVVCLHPGGLGQWQEAGRDQGHSTMGIGLMGTLCEMAWKQGDDLYGYDDNRFLAGCEYVAKYNLGENVPFQAVLVSKKHYTAVSPTARGIVRPVWALVYNHYVKREGRSAPYTTKMMQHVAPEGGGGDYGPNSGSFDQLGYGTLTCTLP encoded by the coding sequence ATGCGTGTAATGCAGTTGGCACGACCGCCAATGGTCGCGCGCATCAAGCTGCTGATCGGCACGGTCTTGATGGGTGCTGCGCTGATGGGTGCTGCGCTGACACCCATGCCGACAGAGCCGCTACTAGCCGACCAGCCGGCCGCTCCTCGCCCAGCTCCAGCGAGCGGCTCCGCATCTGCTGCATCAGCCGGCGACAATCGCCCGTTCGTCCATCCTGGCCTGTTGCACAACGACGACGATTTTCGCCGGATGGCGGCCGCGGTGCATGTCGGGCGGGAACCGTGGATGTCGGGCTGGAACAAGCTCACGGCCAACAAGCATGCGCAGCTGTCGTATCGGCCGCGCCCCGTGGCGATCATCGTTCGCGGCCGTTCCTCGGAACCGGAGAATTATCCCGCGCTTTATAACGACATTGCCGCGGCTTATGCGTGCGCCCTGCGATGGCGAATCTCCGGCGATCGGGCGTATGCCTTCAAGGCGGTCGAAATCCTCAATGCTTGGTCTTCCACATTGACGGAGGTCCGCGGCAGCTCCGACCGTTTTCTGGCCGCCGGCATTTACGGCTACGAGTTGGCTAACGCCGGAGAAATCATGCGCACGTTTGAGGGCTGGAAGCCCGACGACTTTCACCGCTTTCAGCAGATGATGCTCCGCGTCTTTTACCCGCTGAACACGGATTTTCTGGCGCGGCACAACGGCACCGCGGTCGACCACTATTGGGCGAATTGGGACTTGTGCAACATGGCGTCGGAGATGGCCATCGGCGTGCTCTGCGACAAGCGGTCGATCTACAACGAGGCTGTCGAGTATTTCAAAAAGGGCGCCGGCAATGGCGCAATCAAGCACGCAGTGGTTTGCCTTCATCCAGGCGGTCTCGGCCAGTGGCAGGAAGCGGGGCGCGACCAAGGCCACTCGACGATGGGCATCGGACTGATGGGCACCCTTTGCGAAATGGCATGGAAGCAAGGGGACGATCTCTACGGCTACGACGACAATCGCTTTCTCGCAGGCTGCGAATACGTGGCGAAATACAATCTCGGAGAGAACGTGCCGTTCCAAGCGGTGCTCGTCTCTAAAAAGCACTACACGGCCGTTAGCCCGACTGCCCGCGGCATCGTTCGCCCCGTGTGGGCATTGGTTTATAACCACTACGTGAAGCGCGAGGGTCGATCGGCGCCGTATACGACGAAGATGATGCAGCATGTGGCGCCGGAAGGAGGCGGCGGAGATTACGGGCCCAACAGCGGCAGCTTCGATCAACTCGGCTACGGCACGTTGACATGCACGTTGCCCTAA